From the bacterium genome, one window contains:
- a CDS encoding HAD family hydrolase encodes MPELKLVVLDCDGVMFDSREANRAYYSHLRERFGRPPLTEEELAFVHTHSAPESVPFLFRAWPEDLPRVDAYRAEVDYGPFLRRMAMEPDLLEFLAAVRPPLRTAISTSRTSTMPAVLDSFGLRPHFDLVVTASDVEHPKPHPEALLKILAHFGLGADEGIFIGDSQVDVGHAAAVGMPLIAFRSPGLTAAYHVSSFREVLRLPPFARRSARRP; translated from the coding sequence ATGCCGGAGCTCAAGCTCGTCGTCCTCGACTGCGACGGCGTGATGTTCGACTCGCGCGAGGCCAACCGCGCGTACTACAGCCACCTGCGCGAGCGCTTCGGGCGGCCGCCGCTGACCGAGGAGGAGCTGGCGTTCGTCCACACCCACAGCGCGCCCGAGTCGGTGCCGTTTCTCTTCCGGGCGTGGCCGGAGGACCTCCCGCGGGTCGACGCGTATCGCGCCGAGGTCGACTACGGGCCGTTCCTGCGGCGGATGGCGATGGAGCCGGACCTGCTGGAGTTCCTCGCCGCGGTGCGCCCGCCGCTGCGCACGGCGATCAGCACCAGCCGCACCTCGACGATGCCCGCGGTGCTGGACTCCTTCGGGCTGCGGCCGCACTTCGACCTCGTGGTGACGGCCAGCGACGTCGAGCACCCCAAGCCGCACCCGGAGGCGCTCCTGAAGATCCTGGCGCACTTCGGGCTCGGCGCCGACGAGGGGATCTTCATCGGCGACTCGCAGGTGGACGTCGGGCACGCCGCGGCGGTCGGGATGCCGCTGATCGCCTTCCGCAGCCCCGGCCTGACGGCCGCGTACCACGTGTCGAGCTTCAGGGAGGTGCTGCGCCTGCCGCCGTTCGCCCGACGTTCGGCCCGCCGCCCCTGA